The genomic region TGGCGTTTCGATGatttttacatactttttaaacAGACTGATCTGTGCCTAGTGAAGTTGATGTTGTACTTAAAATTTGACTCAATTTAGCATTTCATGTTTTGCAGttgtggtttttattaaaaataactattgtatGCCTTCGCTGGCAAATGCGATTATGTATATTGATAatgataattgtatttttatatgaattacaaaatgtaaaaaacatttctgagttttatttttgttcaccCAATATATTAcgagtttaaattattatatgaaaGCAGTGAGAGCAAACGTGCACTTTACACgagaaaattatttgaatcCTTCCATTTCATAAGCATGGTTCTCATACTTTACTGATAGAGCTCGATATAATTTAACCTGTCGGTATCTATTGCAATATAAAGTACAAACTGTTAGGTGACCAATTCCTGTCACTAAAGTTAAGACTTGGGTCTGCTTATTTTGCTTAATGGATTTACTGGAGCTTGCTGCCGCAGGACACTAATTTCATCAAACAAAAGCGCTTTACGAAGtacaacttatattattatcactgCTATTAGTAAAATTCGTTCAGCACACTAAGGATACTCTGAGAAAGCAAAAGTGATGGTCAATACATTACAACAACCGAAAAAGTCACCATCAATAGCTATATTCTGAGAAAAATGGTGTAGCTAGTTAGCTACTTAAACTCAAATCAATTTGTTAACCGCAAGTCTTGTATTCTTATCTGAGATCCCCCATCTCCATgcaattaaatgttgttattgtaaCCTGAATCAATTTTGTAGGTACCTTTTAAGACGAAAGGCGTAAGGTTACAAACTTCTTACAATACTCTTTGGTAAACTGtacaaaaacctttttcagAACCTCCTTtgttttacaaaagaaaaataaagttataaaatggCCACCCCAGGCCATCAACAGTCATCTGtcaaaatgttaaacatttatatttaaaacataaaatatttcgaaacaTGGCTTATAATGCAGCTGGAAGGACAGAACCTGAACAGCTCTATTCTAAATTTGCGTCTATATTCTGAATGTGagtaattttaattacgatATCAGGTTTCAGGATTAAAGTTAACTTTTTAGCATATAGCGGACAGCTAACCCTCTCTCTCGATACTTACATATCCCGGtccttgaattatttattggcGTAATACAGTTAGTCTTAATAACTAGGTTGGCCGCATAAAATATAGGTTCCTGATGAAATGTTGTTCAAAGTTAACGATCCCATAGTAAGACATACCGTAAGCTGAAGTCTAATAGCAGATCCAAGTAATATATATGTCATCCATCAGAATGAGATTATTATAGGGGATTTAGcgattctttttttgtaaaatttatgatGTTCTCCTTCTTGGGAGAATCGTCATATTCGTCTCGATTCAAACCACGATCAGAGTTTCTTTCACTACCTACCCCTACTCTGAGCCATGCGAAATATGCAGTGTTAGATCTGTTAGGCGCGAAAAAAATTCTGCAAATTCTATCGAAATGCTACCTCAGTTTAGTAGTGGTAACTTCCAGTGGCAGTGTGTCACACGGGCCAGGCGGTGCGGCATGGAGGGCGGGGGGCGACAGTCGCGGCTGCTCGGCAGGCTGCTCGGCCGACTGCGCGGGGACCACCACAAATACAATCTAGATAAGCGATACTCTCTGACGTCCGTGTGAGTAGGTTTGCGCATACATTACATACTTGAAATAGGCAGGTAATCCATAGGAgatcactaaaataataattccagCACATTGCACATGCCTTACTGAAGTAATCAGCTTTGCAGTATTCTGGAATTAAAGCTTATCGCCCCCCGAAAATGTTTTTGGCTGTTAAAAGAGTAGATGTTCATATGAACTTGAATACATTAGGCATTCTGTTGTGTAAAGCATTTTACTTACACACCATTTCAGGAGTAGTCCCCTTTATAATCAAGTCGAAGTCCTGCATCCTTACCAACACAAACGTGTCCGCAGCTCTCGACGAAAACTGACGGCTCACACGAACGTATCGACCTCACCGATCGACTTGAAAAGCGTGTATTACGTACATATAAAGCCGTCAACTAACGAGGCCCTTCACGTGTCCAGCATGAGCGAAAGCACTGGTTGTAGCACCAACAACGAGGACGAGGACTTGGAGCCGCAGGTCTGCAACAGAGCCTCCCCCAACGCCTCCAGTGCCATCGATGACGATCAGTTCGCTGCCAACATTGACTTGAGGTATGTTACAGAATATACCACTAATTACTAGGTTCTGCGTGTCTAAATAGAGCAAATGAATCAGATTTGCACCGGTATTCTTAAAATTTTCGAGAGAGTCAGAGTGGTTCTAACGGGGCAAGCAAGAAACTTACTTCTACCTACGCCTTAATTCTAACTGAACTgttgattgaatttaaatgtcgccataacagaaaaatattttatcaataagaaGAAGCGatttattttctagatatggCGGACAATACTTAACACCGGAGCAACTGCCCGAGTTCTGTGACCAGCTTCATCACCTGGTGGAGGTGATACGAAACATTCAGTCCTACGCCAAAGTTACCGGAGAATATCCAAGGTTGCGATTTTTgttaatcaatattttacccCCATCAAACATCATCAATATGACCAGCCTATCTTTTGCTAAGAGAAAAAGTGGGATGGGGTAAGAGAAACAGTATGTTTTAGGTCGTTGCTATTAAACGCGAAGTACGATTGTGTACCATGGTATAGTTTTTAATTCTTCTACTCAGTCTTCTGTTCCACTTGCCCCATAGGTCCTAAACCCACTTTACCAACCACATACAGCCTTTTTTGGTTTTACATACCACTACATGCACATGCTACTATAATCAATGTTTTAGTCGTTTATAACCCTAAAATTTATACTCATCTCCATCTCATCTATTTGAAAATCTTGAAGGAAAAGTATTTTGGGAAATACTCATGTCTGcaaatctgtttaaaaatatatactgtcATTCTACTATAGTGAACTAGAACGTCGTCTGGAACAAGAAGCTCGCGAGGTGTCAGCGTTAGCCGCGGAAGCGCGCAACGCACGCGACGTGGTGGTGCGCGCGCGCGCCCAGCGCCGGGCCGTGCGCGCGCACAGGAAACATATCGTGTCGCATCTCGCCAACCTACGGGAGTCGGGTTAGTGcaatacattttagaataataCCATGACATGGTACTTCTTCTGTACTGAATAATACCAGCCTAAAAAATCCCCTCTGATAGGCGAAAGCCTCTTCCCATCTAGGGaatgtttgagcattgatcaccacgctaactcACTGCGATATTGAGAATTGATGACGAGAATTGAAAAGTGATGTCTCATAATAAATAGCGATGAGATCAATCGTGTACGTAATTATCTTTTATTCCTATTCCTTTTTAACAGAGATCCGTGAACTAGAAAGTACAGTACGCCTATCAGATAGAAAGTTGTTCAAGAGTTGGGAGGCGTTGAAGGAGGCTGCAGAAGCAGCGGCTTTTGAACCTTTGCTAGATGAAATTAAGGTCTAAATTCCTTTTTGTATCTGTACTGAGATGCTTAAGCCTGTGGTTTTAGGTAAGCTTGAGCATAGTATTGTTGGTACAGAGTAAGCAGACAGCTCTGGAGTGCCTGGTCCGGCTGGTGGAAAGCCGTCGGTCTGCACTGAGCCGTGCCGCAGCGCCTTCTCCCACTCCTCTGCCGCCACCGGAGAATCATGAGAACGAtggtaatattctttattttcttgtcttctgtttattttttatcgactTCGTATGGTTTTTTGTTCAATTCATCCTTACTACTTTATTACTATTCTCTCAGCGGATTCATTAATCTTTGTTGTAGCTAAAGTATTTCCATGTAGCTTAGTCTATACATAAGAGATGACATTACTATTCTACTTTTCAATGTCCAGATACAAGTAAGGATGGAAAATGCTATAACCTATGTTGAATACCTAAGCAACCTGATGTGTAGGCAGCGTGTGGAGGTGTGTATTTTCAACATAGGTGTATAGAAGTGGCTTTCGCTCCCAGACTCAGGCGCGACTGGTGCTTCGGGCGGTTCGGGCGGGCGTAAGCGGCACGagggcgcgcggcgcgcgggCGGCAAGCGCCGGCGCCGCGAGCCGCGCTCCGTGCCGCTGTCGGGCGAGCCCAGCCGccacgcgccgccgccgcaggTACACTCCGCCACACACACCGACACCAGCCCACTCTCATATTATGCTGTCCTTTTTTGGCTTTAAAATCTAAAGTCGCGTGCATGGCACGGCGCGGGTATATTTAGACTCCCGCCGACTAAAATCAGTCCCCTTTTATTGCTTAAGCCGGAGTCATGGGATCGTTCGCGCCTGTTTTGCCCTACTCCGGTGGCTGACCGACAGTTAagaaatttcaatttacttCTTTCCCCTAGAATTTAGAAGAAGGAACATTCAGGCTTCTACTGTCAGATTCATCTCTCGAACACAACAATGGAACACCTTATTGTCATATACTTACTTAGCAGTACTGCATGTGCCACGCCTAACTCTGCGGGATGAAGTCCCTCTTTTCGGCACTGAAGGAATGAACATGTTCACCTCACTGCGACACGCGGTTAACATGCTTTTCTTCCGCGAAAGTCAATCAACTGTTTATTGTAGCTTTTCTTCGAAAGTCCGTCTTCTGACGACAACATTTTATGCTGATTCGCGGACGAAGAAATGGGAAGAAGGATACGAAAGAGGTAGGAACGTAGAGTATTGCGTTCTGTATATTCTGTCATCGGCAATAGGTGCAAATTTTTAAAAAGTGATTCAGGTTTCAAAAGGATTCTGTAAATTAAAGATGATGCTTCCTGAATGTTGTTGCTACCTTCTCTGAGCATCCTTCGTACTTCTAGTACTAACCGTGTGTGTTTATTTCAGGTGACTCTGTATATCCAGGGTACAGAGAGTACGTCGAGGTACAGAGTCGGCAGCGCTGGTGCCGTTGCCCTCACTCCACTGGAACTGCCTTCGGGAGGGAGCGTGAGGGATATACTGTTCTTCACTACTAACTGACTGTCTgttgaattaaatatgtatcGGAATAACATACAAGTTTTTTTACCTACCCTCTTattaacctttaaaatattcaggTTTTCAGTATTTTGTTATATCTGGTATCACTGGAATTATGTTGTAAAGAGGCTTGCagaaactaaacaaattattatttttggacatCACAATGATCTTGATATAACTCGTCTTGAGCCAACATAAGACGTTCACTATCTTCTTACATACTAAGGAGTCTGAAGGCTCTTATCAGGCAGAACTGATTCTACCGCCGGAGTATTCATAACAACCCATGAAATGCCAATTTCTGTTCCTCGATAACCATTTGTGACAAGCATGacacatgtttaattaaattgtttatgtaatgAGGCGATTGTTTCGCGAACGTTTATACGGTAGTAGCATAGTACAATGCACAATTTTATACGGATTACGAAAGGTTTGAGACTGAACCGAAGCGATGCGTGACCACTCGTTAATGGGTATggtttgatatatttatatgtgAAATTTGTTTGTCCGTTGGATTGAAATTGGTATCTCAATAATGGAGTGGTTTGCAGTAAAAGATGATTGAGAAAATGTTGTCTTAAAGCTTCTTCGCAGTTACCTATAGGTACATGTCATATTTTAGGCTTTAATCCTCTATTTTCGATGTCGATTTAATAATGATACGTACTTAATGATCGTTCATTCCAGTTGCGCATATTTTATATCCTCAAGAAATTGTGGACTTATACCGACGGTCTCATTCCGTTCGAAATTGCGCATTTAATTGGTCATATCGGTGATTCCTCAGGCGTGTTATGTGACGCGATTGAATCACCGATCAGGCCTACTGAGAAAAGTATATTGTTCTCGTGGAATTTTCCTAGTGGTTTGTTTACCTTAAATACGTAAagaaagtacctacctacttcaTGAAAATTTTGTAGTAGGTTGTGCATAATGTACTTTAGAAATGTTAGGATAACGATTTTCCAATTAGGTTTGTAAATGACAGCAAATTAAAATGCTGTAGGTATGTGGAGGGAGCTGTAGGTATTAATAAAGGTAATTGTCGATCCTTCCAGACAAACAACACTCACAAATATTTCGTCAATcacaaaacacatttatttccaagtgtttattttacaaagatCACAATACGTTATAGTCGGACATCGTTCCGGTTTGTTACATTCGCACCATGTCCTCGGTGTACACTAACATAACCTAGGCTTTCTTCTCTTCGGCGGGTGCTGGCGTCTCGGCCGCAGCGGGCGCGgccggcgccgccgccgggGCAGCCGCCGGCGGCGCCTCAGAACTTGGCGCTTCTGATTTCACCTGGAAGTAAAAGAActatttatcaatattcaatCCGTGAGGTTTCTACAGGGAGCACGCCAAGCACGACCGCTTGGCGGA from Trichoplusia ni isolate ovarian cell line Hi5 chromosome 12, tn1, whole genome shotgun sequence harbors:
- the LOC113499614 gene encoding uncharacterized protein LOC113499614 isoform X1 is translated as MEGGGRQSRLLGRLLGRLRGDHHKYNLDKRYSLTSVSSPLYNQVEVLHPYQHKRVRSSRRKLTAHTNVSTSPIDLKSVYYVHIKPSTNEALHVSSMSESTGCSTNNEDEDLEPQVCNRASPNASSAIDDDQFAANIDLSDLFSRYGGQYLTPEQLPEFCDQLHHLVEVIRNIQSYAKVTGEYPSELERRLEQEAREVSALAAEARNARDVVVRARAQRRAVRAHRKHIVSHLANLRESEIRELESTVRLSDRKLFKSWEALKEAAEAAAFEPLLDEIKSKQTALECLVRLVESRRSALSRAAAPSPTPLPPPENHENDDSGATGASGGSGGRKRHEGARRAGGKRRRREPRSVPLSGEPSRHAPPPQVTLYIQGTESTSRYRVGSAGAVALTPLELPSGGSVRDILFFTTN
- the LOC113499614 gene encoding uncharacterized protein LOC113499614 isoform X3 produces the protein MEGGGRQSRLLGRLLGRLRGDHHKYNLDKRYSLTSVSRRKLTAHTNVSTSPIDLKSVYYVHIKPSTNEALHVSSMSESTGCSTNNEDEDLEPQVCNRASPNASSAIDDDQFAANIDLSDLFSRYGGQYLTPEQLPEFCDQLHHLVEVIRNIQSYAKVTGEYPSELERRLEQEAREVSALAAEARNARDVVVRARAQRRAVRAHRKHIVSHLANLRESEIRELESTVRLSDRKLFKSWEALKEAAEAAAFEPLLDEIKSKQTALECLVRLVESRRSALSRAAAPSPTPLPPPENHENDDSGATGASGGSGGRKRHEGARRAGGKRRRREPRSVPLSGEPSRHAPPPQVTLYIQGTESTSRYRVGSAGAVALTPLELPSGGSVRDILFFTTN
- the LOC113499614 gene encoding uncharacterized protein LOC113499614 isoform X2, with the translated sequence MEGGGRQSRLLGRLLGRLRGDHHKYNLDKRYSLTSVSSPLYNQVEVLHPYQHKRVRSSRRKLTAHTNVSTSPIDLKSVYYVHIKPSTNEALHVSSMSESTGCSTNNEDEDLEPQVCNRASPNASSAIDDDQFAANIDLRYGGQYLTPEQLPEFCDQLHHLVEVIRNIQSYAKVTGEYPSELERRLEQEAREVSALAAEARNARDVVVRARAQRRAVRAHRKHIVSHLANLRESEIRELESTVRLSDRKLFKSWEALKEAAEAAAFEPLLDEIKSKQTALECLVRLVESRRSALSRAAAPSPTPLPPPENHENDDSGATGASGGSGGRKRHEGARRAGGKRRRREPRSVPLSGEPSRHAPPPQVTLYIQGTESTSRYRVGSAGAVALTPLELPSGGSVRDILFFTTN
- the LOC113499614 gene encoding uncharacterized protein LOC113499614 isoform X4; amino-acid sequence: MEGGGRQSRLLGRLLGRLRGDHHKYNLDKRYSLTSVMSESTGCSTNNEDEDLEPQVCNRASPNASSAIDDDQFAANIDLSDLFSRYGGQYLTPEQLPEFCDQLHHLVEVIRNIQSYAKVTGEYPSELERRLEQEAREVSALAAEARNARDVVVRARAQRRAVRAHRKHIVSHLANLRESEIRELESTVRLSDRKLFKSWEALKEAAEAAAFEPLLDEIKSKQTALECLVRLVESRRSALSRAAAPSPTPLPPPENHENDDSGATGASGGSGGRKRHEGARRAGGKRRRREPRSVPLSGEPSRHAPPPQVTLYIQGTESTSRYRVGSAGAVALTPLELPSGGSVRDILFFTTN